From Acidobacteriota bacterium, the proteins below share one genomic window:
- a CDS encoding DUF3750 domain-containing protein: protein MTRQRGGRFGKGVAAAVAAIYVLPLAMAVALWYADGTQPADWRTARRDSAGIAPPAAATPEAVIQVYAAPAVRWRGAFGVHTWIAAKAQGAPEYTRFDVMGFGVARGRSAVRVRTGVPDGYWYGAEPELIREVRGGEEVDRLIERLHAAARDYPYDRVYRLWPGPNSNTFIAALGRSVPELSIDLPPTAVGKDYLPGGRMVGRPASGSGFQFSLFGVFGLILSPQEGIELNLIGLCAGMDFHPPALKLPGLGRIGFADKIEGKRTVHGAVRPMPSAGGVDLSPP, encoded by the coding sequence ATGACACGACAGCGAGGAGGAAGATTCGGAAAGGGGGTCGCTGCCGCGGTCGCGGCGATCTACGTGCTGCCGCTCGCGATGGCCGTCGCGTTGTGGTACGCCGACGGGACGCAACCGGCCGATTGGCGCACCGCGAGGCGTGACAGCGCGGGGATCGCGCCGCCCGCCGCCGCCACGCCGGAGGCCGTTATCCAGGTCTATGCCGCGCCCGCGGTCCGGTGGCGGGGGGCTTTCGGGGTGCATACCTGGATCGCCGCAAAAGCACAGGGCGCGCCGGAGTATACGCGCTTCGATGTCATGGGGTTCGGGGTCGCCCGCGGCCGGAGCGCGGTGCGTGTCCGGACCGGCGTGCCCGATGGCTACTGGTACGGGGCCGAACCGGAGCTGATCAGGGAGGTGCGCGGCGGAGAGGAGGTCGATCGTCTCATCGAGCGCCTTCACGCGGCTGCGCGCGACTACCCGTACGACCGGGTCTATCGCCTCTGGCCGGGACCGAACAGCAACACCTTCATCGCCGCTCTCGGCCGCAGCGTGCCTGAGCTTTCCATCGACCTGCCGCCGACGGCGGTCGGCAAGGACTATCTTCCCGGGGGCAGAATGGTGGGCCGTCCGGCGAGCGGGTCGGGCTTCCAGTTCTCGCTGTTCGGCGTGTTCGGGCTGATCCTGTCGCCGCAGGAAGGAATCGAGCTCAACCTCATCGGCCTCTGCGCCGGCATGGATTTCCATCCGCCCGCGTTGAAACTCCCCGGCCTGGGCCGCATCGGTTTTGCCGATAAGATCGAGGGGAAGAGAACGGTTCACGGGGCGGTTCGCCCGATGCCGTCCGCCGGTGGAGTGGATCTGTCGCCCCCCTGA
- a CDS encoding SagB/ThcOx family dehydrogenase, producing MEQDRTRPEGIGPGYQYDTKYYRDRRPPPCAWAGPTPPFKRYADPVARVALPRPVTTGGAGLWETITARRSQRVYAAESLSLADLSQLLWAIQGITGERDGFRFRAAGSAGALYPNETYLVINDVAGVTPGIAHYDVRDHALALIRAGGMGRLCAEACLGQSFCATAPVVFAWGAVVQRSAQKYGDRCYRYLYLDAGHLGGQLQLAAVALGLGSVNVGAFLDDEVNSLFGLDGVAETILYLTAVGKTDGNDR from the coding sequence ATGGAACAGGATCGGACCAGACCGGAGGGGATCGGGCCGGGGTATCAGTACGACACCAAATATTACCGCGACCGTCGGCCCCCTCCGTGCGCGTGGGCCGGGCCGACGCCGCCGTTCAAGCGCTATGCCGACCCTGTCGCCCGGGTCGCGCTGCCCCGGCCGGTGACAACGGGGGGCGCGGGGCTGTGGGAAACCATCACGGCGCGGCGGTCGCAGCGCGTGTACGCCGCGGAGAGTCTCAGCCTCGCGGACCTGTCGCAGCTGTTATGGGCGATCCAGGGGATCACGGGGGAGCGGGACGGTTTCCGCTTCCGCGCGGCGGGATCCGCCGGAGCCCTCTACCCGAACGAGACCTACCTGGTCATCAACGACGTCGCGGGGGTGACGCCGGGCATCGCGCATTACGACGTGCGCGATCATGCGCTCGCGCTGATCCGCGCGGGTGGCATGGGTCGATTATGCGCCGAGGCGTGCTTGGGGCAGAGCTTCTGCGCGACGGCGCCGGTGGTGTTCGCGTGGGGCGCGGTGGTTCAGCGCAGCGCGCAGAAATACGGCGACCGCTGCTACCGCTACCTGTACCTCGACGCGGGGCACCTGGGCGGGCAGCTGCAGCTCGCGGCCGTGGCGCTGGGGTTGGGCAGCGTCAATGTCGGCGCCTTCCTCGACGACGAGGTCAACAGCCTCTTCGGCCTGGACGGTGTGGCGGAAACCATCCTCTACCTGACGGCAGTCGGAAAAACCGATGGGAACGACCGGTAA
- a CDS encoding HEAT repeat domain-containing protein, which produces MTDETWARIRGLLAGTQPDSIEEGLGLLEAEIDRIGPDEAEALLEIVSPLFYIDTLDHPELVPALDRALSLTARLGDRLIPLLVKRLDAADMKAQWAIAHALGRVGPPAVPPLIKAYESATDTMMHAFILYALGKTRSEEVVRAVPLALEAAASPNIELRDTATRALGKFAESIPPGRLPAELRRRCLERLQENLADEEPSVRAKAVRSMGKLARHGHLTEGERGTLRVICRNLTGEDVSGEWDRAYIVRKEAAEALGWLEPR; this is translated from the coding sequence ATGACGGACGAGACATGGGCCCGGATACGGGGCCTGCTGGCGGGTACGCAACCGGACTCCATAGAGGAAGGACTGGGGCTGCTCGAGGCGGAAATCGACCGGATCGGTCCGGACGAGGCGGAGGCGTTGCTGGAGATCGTCTCTCCCCTCTTTTACATCGACACCCTCGATCACCCCGAACTCGTTCCCGCCCTCGACCGCGCGCTCTCGCTCACGGCGCGCCTGGGCGACCGGCTGATCCCGCTGCTGGTGAAAAGACTGGATGCCGCCGACATGAAGGCCCAGTGGGCCATAGCCCACGCGCTGGGGCGCGTCGGCCCCCCGGCCGTTCCTCCCTTGATCAAGGCTTACGAATCGGCCACCGACACGATGATGCACGCCTTCATCCTCTACGCTCTCGGCAAGACCCGTTCGGAGGAAGTGGTGCGGGCCGTGCCCCTGGCCCTGGAGGCGGCCGCCTCCCCCAACATCGAGCTGCGCGACACGGCCACGCGGGCGCTGGGAAAGTTCGCCGAGTCGATCCCCCCGGGGCGGCTGCCGGCCGAATTGAGGCGCAGGTGCCTCGAACGGCTCCAGGAGAATCTCGCGGACGAGGAGCCCTCCGTGCGCGCCAAGGCGGTCCGGAGCATGGGGAAGCTCGCGCGCCACGGGCATTTGACGGAGGGGGAGCGCGGCACGCTCCGCGTCATCTGCCGCAACCTTACCGGCGAGGACGTCTCCGGCGAATGGGACCGGGCCTACATCGTGCGCAAGGAGGCGGCGGAAGCCCTCGGCTGGCTCGAGCCCCGGTAG
- a CDS encoding KpsF/GutQ family sugar-phosphate isomerase → MSAEKTHPSIATAARVLGAEADAIRALVQRLGEPFLEAVELAARCTGKIAVTGLGKSGLICKKIAATLSSTGSPAIFLHAADALHGDCGLLAPNDLVLAVSKSGETGEILELLNVAKRLGLAVVAMAGDGNSTLARHADVFIDVGVDGEACPFGLAPTTSTAAALAMGDALALALMERKGFGREDFAGVHPAGTLGKKLLRVGDLMHRGEEIPRVGADTPMADVIYEMSRKGLGMTTVADADGHLLGVISDGDLRRLLEKTPDPLGRRAGEVMTRSPKTIGEGELATAALARMEELKITSLGVVDPGGRLRGVIHVHDLWRTEMF, encoded by the coding sequence ATGAGCGCGGAAAAGACCCATCCCTCCATCGCGACGGCGGCCAGGGTGCTCGGGGCGGAGGCCGACGCGATCCGCGCCCTCGTGCAGCGCCTGGGGGAGCCCTTCCTCGAAGCGGTCGAATTGGCCGCCCGCTGCACCGGGAAGATCGCCGTGACCGGGCTCGGGAAATCGGGCCTGATCTGCAAGAAGATCGCGGCCACCCTCTCCAGCACCGGGTCACCCGCCATTTTCCTGCACGCGGCCGACGCCCTGCACGGGGACTGCGGGTTGCTCGCGCCCAACGACCTTGTGCTGGCCGTGTCCAAGAGCGGCGAAACGGGCGAAATCCTCGAACTGCTCAACGTGGCGAAGCGGCTGGGGCTCGCCGTGGTGGCCATGGCGGGGGACGGCAACTCGACGCTGGCGCGCCACGCCGACGTCTTCATCGATGTCGGGGTGGACGGGGAGGCCTGCCCCTTCGGCCTGGCGCCGACGACGAGCACGGCTGCCGCCCTGGCCATGGGAGACGCACTGGCGTTGGCGCTGATGGAACGCAAGGGTTTCGGGCGGGAGGATTTCGCCGGCGTCCACCCGGCCGGGACCCTGGGGAAGAAGCTCCTGCGCGTCGGCGACCTGATGCACCGCGGTGAGGAGATCCCCCGGGTGGGGGCCGACACGCCGATGGCCGACGTCATCTACGAGATGTCGCGCAAGGGGCTCGGGATGACGACGGTTGCGGACGCCGACGGGCATCTGCTGGGCGTCATCAGCGACGGCGACCTGAGGCGGCTCCTCGAGAAAACCCCCGACCCGCTCGGGCGGAGGGCGGGAGAAGTGATGACGCGGAGCCCGAAGACCATCGGGGAAGGGGAACTCGCCACCGCCGCCCTGGCCCGGATGGAGGAGCTGAAGATCACGAGCCTGGGGGTCGTCGATCCCGGCGGCCGCCTCCGCGGGGTCATCCACGTACACGACCTGTGGCGGACGGAGATGTTCTGA
- the kdsA gene encoding 3-deoxy-8-phosphooctulonate synthase codes for MVQVKAGRLRLGKGPFFIAGPCVIESESHCLRMAERLAGYGSRLGVPILFKASYDKANRTSVRSYRGPGLEEGLRILERARAASGLPILSDVHETAQVAAAAEVLDVLQIPAFLCRQTDLIRAAAASGRCVNLKKGQFLSPAEMGKVLEKAREGGNRNILLTERGTTFGYHNLVVDFRSFVVMRSFGQPVVFDVTHSVQAPGGQGDRSGGDSRFVPALARAGAAIGVDGFFLEVHDDPARALSDGPNSLKLSEFPRLVREILAIRGALGERS; via the coding sequence ATGGTACAGGTCAAGGCCGGTCGCCTGAGACTGGGAAAGGGCCCCTTCTTCATCGCGGGCCCCTGCGTGATCGAGAGCGAGAGCCACTGCCTGCGGATGGCCGAGCGGCTCGCCGGGTACGGGTCGCGGCTGGGGGTTCCCATCCTCTTCAAGGCCTCCTACGACAAGGCCAACCGGACGTCGGTCCGTTCCTACCGCGGACCGGGGCTGGAGGAGGGGCTGCGCATCCTCGAGCGGGCGCGGGCCGCCAGCGGCCTTCCCATCCTGAGCGACGTGCACGAAACGGCGCAGGTGGCGGCGGCGGCCGAGGTGCTCGACGTGCTCCAGATCCCGGCTTTCCTCTGCCGGCAGACCGACCTCATCCGCGCCGCCGCGGCGAGCGGCCGCTGCGTGAACCTGAAGAAGGGGCAGTTCCTCTCGCCGGCCGAAATGGGCAAGGTGCTCGAAAAGGCGAGGGAGGGGGGGAACCGGAACATCCTGCTCACCGAGCGCGGGACCACCTTCGGCTACCACAACCTCGTGGTCGATTTCCGCTCCTTCGTCGTCATGCGCTCCTTCGGCCAGCCGGTGGTTTTCGACGTGACCCACAGCGTACAGGCGCCGGGGGGGCAGGGGGATCGCTCCGGGGGGGACTCCCGCTTCGTGCCGGCGCTGGCGCGGGCGGGGGCCGCCATCGGGGTGGACGGCTTTTTCCTCGAGGTGCACGACGACCCCGCCCGGGCCCTCTCGGACGGCCCCAACAGCCTGAAGCTCTCCGAGTTTCCCCGCCTGGTGCGGGAGATCCTCGCCATCCGCGGCGCCCTGGGGGAGCGGTCATGA
- a CDS encoding CTP synthase, with translation MMKYIFVTGGVLSSLGKGIASASIGRLLEARGFRINFLKLDPYINVDPGTMSPFQHGEVFVTDDGAETDLDLGHYERFTGVRLTRENNSTTGKIYQTVIEKERRGEYLGKTVQVIPHITNEIKAVIRRVARDVDVAIVEIGGTVGDIESLPFLESIRQMRNEDGRENSLFIHLTLVPWMGASGELKTKPTQHSVKELRGIGIQPDILLCRTSQLLPRDVKAKIALFCNVSERDVITAVDVKNVYEVPLGLHDEGLDEAIISYLRLPPNEPRLADWKAVLKLDASPRDGVRIGIVGKYVEFEDSYKSLNEALYHGGLANRLRVELCWVDAEQLEEGTLDRQLAPYDGILVPGGFGKRGIDGMLLAARYARTRKVPYFGICLGMECAVIEYARSVCNLEADSSEFDPSAPHRVFYLLPELLGSDIMGGNMRLGAYPCVLDEDSLAFRVYGRKDISERHRHRYEFNREYEQAITGRGMRFSGNSPDGNFVEIAEIPGHPWFLGCQFHPEFKSRPLEPHPLFASFIEASYRNGLRVRAEAADGGAVRDTPPQ, from the coding sequence ATAATGAAGTACATCTTTGTCACGGGCGGAGTGCTTTCCTCTCTGGGGAAGGGGATCGCGAGCGCCTCCATCGGGCGGCTGCTCGAGGCGCGCGGTTTCAGGATCAATTTTCTCAAGCTGGACCCCTACATCAATGTCGATCCGGGGACCATGAGCCCCTTTCAGCACGGCGAGGTGTTCGTCACCGACGACGGCGCCGAGACCGACCTCGACCTGGGCCACTACGAGCGTTTCACCGGGGTGCGCCTGACGCGGGAGAACAACTCCACCACGGGGAAGATCTACCAGACGGTGATCGAGAAGGAGCGCAGGGGGGAGTACCTCGGCAAGACCGTGCAGGTGATCCCCCACATCACCAACGAGATCAAGGCCGTCATCCGCCGGGTCGCCCGGGACGTCGATGTCGCCATCGTGGAGATCGGCGGGACGGTGGGGGACATCGAAAGCCTCCCCTTCCTGGAATCGATCCGGCAGATGCGCAACGAGGACGGCCGGGAAAACTCCCTCTTCATCCATCTCACCCTGGTCCCCTGGATGGGCGCCTCCGGGGAGCTGAAGACCAAGCCCACGCAGCACAGCGTCAAGGAGCTGCGCGGGATCGGCATCCAGCCCGACATCCTGCTCTGCCGCACCAGCCAGCTCCTGCCCAGGGACGTGAAGGCCAAGATCGCCCTCTTCTGCAACGTTTCGGAACGGGACGTCATCACGGCCGTCGACGTCAAGAACGTCTACGAGGTGCCGCTGGGGCTGCATGACGAGGGCCTGGACGAGGCCATCATCAGCTACCTGCGCCTCCCCCCCAACGAGCCCCGGCTCGCGGACTGGAAGGCGGTGCTCAAACTCGATGCCTCCCCCAGGGACGGGGTCAGGATCGGCATCGTCGGCAAATACGTGGAGTTCGAGGATTCCTACAAGAGCCTGAACGAGGCGCTCTATCACGGGGGCCTGGCCAACCGGCTCCGGGTCGAGCTCTGCTGGGTGGACGCCGAGCAGCTCGAGGAGGGGACCCTCGACCGGCAGCTCGCGCCCTACGACGGCATCCTGGTGCCGGGGGGGTTCGGCAAGCGCGGCATCGACGGCATGCTGCTCGCCGCCCGCTACGCGCGCACGCGCAAGGTGCCCTATTTCGGCATCTGCCTCGGCATGGAGTGCGCCGTGATCGAATACGCGCGCAGCGTCTGCAACCTCGAGGCCGACAGCTCGGAATTCGACCCGTCGGCCCCCCACCGGGTGTTCTACCTGCTGCCCGAACTGCTCGGGAGCGACATCATGGGGGGCAACATGAGGCTGGGGGCCTACCCCTGCGTGCTCGACGAGGATTCGCTCGCCTTCCGGGTCTACGGCAGGAAGGACATTTCCGAGCGGCACCGGCATCGCTACGAGTTCAACCGGGAATACGAACAGGCCATCACGGGCCGGGGGATGCGGTTTTCGGGGAACTCGCCGGACGGGAACTTCGTGGAGATCGCCGAAATTCCCGGACACCCCTGGTTTCTGGGCTGCCAGTTCCACCCCGAGTTCAAGTCCCGGCCGCTCGAGCCGCACCCGCTCTTCGCAAGCTTCATCGAGGCATCCTACCGGAACGGGCTGAGGGTCCGGGCGGAGGCCGCGGACGGCGGCGCCGTCCGGGACACCCCGCCCCAATAG
- a CDS encoding KamA family radical SAM protein, with the protein MEQWTIDLRNSVTGGGTLARDFGADAEEIDAVCRDYPMRIPRYYYNLIGEKGDPIWTQSVPSVRELMDPCAPEDPLHEEEDSPVPRLTHRYPDRVLLLITDRCPMYCRFCTRKRMVGRTSTITEKTIAMGIDYIRSHREIRDILLSGGDPLMVNDRRLEQIISRLRAIPHVEIIRIGTRFPCVLPSRITDALCDMLKKYHPIFINTHFNHPREITPQAREACERLANAGIPVGCQTVLLKGVNDDPLVLKELMHKLLLMRVRPYYLYQADLTRGTNHFRTRVEKGLEIMQSLRGYTTGFGVPQFVIDAPGGGGKIPLMPDYVVRFDEKEIVLRNFEGKEYRYPQADQPYVKDTRDVELINF; encoded by the coding sequence ATGGAACAGTGGACGATTGACCTGCGAAACAGCGTCACTGGCGGTGGGACCCTCGCCAGGGATTTCGGTGCGGATGCGGAGGAGATCGACGCCGTTTGCCGGGACTATCCGATGCGCATCCCGCGCTACTACTACAACCTGATCGGGGAGAAGGGGGACCCGATCTGGACGCAGTCGGTTCCGTCGGTGCGCGAGCTGATGGACCCGTGCGCCCCGGAAGACCCGCTTCACGAGGAGGAGGACAGCCCCGTCCCGCGCCTGACCCACCGGTACCCCGATCGCGTGCTGCTGCTGATCACCGACCGGTGCCCCATGTACTGCCGCTTCTGCACGCGAAAACGGATGGTGGGGCGCACCAGCACCATCACCGAGAAGACCATCGCGATGGGCATCGACTACATCCGGAGCCACCGCGAGATCCGCGACATCCTCCTTTCGGGGGGCGATCCGCTGATGGTGAACGACCGCAGGCTGGAGCAGATCATCTCGCGGCTGCGGGCCATCCCGCACGTCGAGATCATCCGCATCGGCACGCGCTTCCCCTGCGTGCTGCCCAGCCGGATCACCGACGCGCTCTGCGACATGCTGAAGAAATACCACCCCATCTTCATCAACACCCACTTCAACCATCCGAGGGAGATCACGCCGCAGGCCAGGGAGGCGTGCGAGCGCCTGGCCAACGCCGGGATCCCCGTGGGCTGTCAGACCGTGCTGCTGAAGGGGGTCAACGACGACCCCCTGGTGCTCAAGGAACTCATGCACAAGCTGCTCTTGATGCGGGTGCGCCCCTACTATCTCTACCAGGCCGACCTCACCCGCGGCACCAACCATTTCCGGACCCGCGTCGAGAAGGGGCTGGAGATCATGCAGTCGCTGCGGGGCTATACCACGGGGTTCGGCGTGCCGCAGTTCGTCATCGACGCCCCGGGCGGGGGGGGGAAGATCCCCCTGATGCCCGACTACGTCGTCCGGTTCGACGAGAAGGAGATCGTCCTGCGGAATTTCGAGGGTAAGGAGTACCGTTACCCGCAGGCGGATCAGCCCTACGTCAAGGACACGCGCGACGTCGAGCTGATCAACTTCTAG
- a CDS encoding GNAT family N-acetyltransferase → MHSDERPAARVRPMTKGDRREVAGLIDGVENFNPAEKECALELVDIYLEDPEQTDYAFAVASGETPGIQAYTCWGPVPLTRGTFDLYWIATRREARGLGFGRALVGHVERAIASSGGRLLVAETSAKSSYRNTIEFYRCLGFEEASHIADFYDVGDDRLIFVKRIS, encoded by the coding sequence ATGCATTCTGACGAGCGGCCCGCGGCGCGGGTCAGGCCGATGACGAAGGGGGACCGCCGGGAGGTGGCCGGGCTGATCGACGGGGTCGAAAACTTCAACCCGGCCGAGAAGGAGTGCGCCCTGGAACTGGTCGACATTTACCTCGAGGACCCCGAACAGACCGATTACGCGTTCGCGGTGGCGTCCGGGGAGACGCCCGGGATCCAGGCCTACACCTGCTGGGGGCCGGTGCCGCTGACGCGGGGGACCTTCGATCTCTACTGGATCGCCACGCGGAGGGAAGCGCGGGGACTCGGGTTCGGCCGCGCGCTCGTCGGCCACGTGGAACGCGCCATCGCATCGTCCGGGGGGCGGCTGCTGGTGGCGGAGACTTCGGCAAAATCGTCGTACCGCAACACCATCGAATTCTATCGATGCCTTGGATTCGAGGAAGCATCGCACATAGCGGATTTCTACGATGTCGGGGATGACCGGCTGATTTTCGTCAAGCGGATTTCCTGA